The proteins below are encoded in one region of Verrucomicrobiota bacterium:
- a CDS encoding ABC transporter ATP-binding protein codes for MSAGDSLLEVRNCSLRFGGIAALTDVSIKIEAGELLGLIGPNGAGKTSLFNILTGVYRPTKGEILFEGEHVAGLPSHEINTLGMARTFQNIRLFGSLDVGMNVRTSFIARLRHGLINTVRRGRSFRSEEEEIQEEGHRLLSYFGLEHAALHPSRSLSYGDQRRLEIVRALATKPRLLLLDEPAAGMNPTEKEELKRLIARVRDEFGTAVLLVEHDMKVVMGICERLYVLDQGKVLASGTPEEIRANPKVITAYLGEDHGEVVG; via the coding sequence ATGAGTGCTGGAGATTCTCTGCTTGAGGTTCGGAACTGCTCCCTCCGCTTCGGAGGTATCGCTGCTCTTACTGATGTCTCGATCAAGATTGAGGCTGGCGAGTTGCTGGGATTGATCGGCCCGAACGGAGCCGGCAAAACCTCGCTATTCAATATCCTGACCGGTGTTTACAGGCCGACCAAGGGTGAGATTCTCTTCGAGGGGGAGCATGTCGCGGGATTGCCGTCGCATGAAATCAACACGCTCGGCATGGCGCGAACGTTCCAGAACATCCGTCTCTTCGGCTCACTTGATGTGGGAATGAATGTCCGGACCTCGTTTATCGCCCGGTTGCGCCATGGCCTTATCAATACCGTGCGCCGAGGGAGATCATTCCGCAGTGAGGAGGAAGAGATCCAAGAGGAGGGACACCGACTGCTTTCCTATTTCGGACTCGAGCACGCGGCGCTCCATCCGAGCCGTAGCCTTTCCTACGGGGACCAGCGTCGTCTGGAGATTGTGCGGGCTCTTGCAACCAAGCCTCGTCTACTGCTGCTGGATGAACCCGCTGCGGGAATGAATCCAACCGAGAAGGAGGAACTAAAACGTCTGATCGCCCGCGTGCGTGATGAATTCGGTACGGCGGTGCTGCTTGTCGAGCATGATATGAAGGTCGTCATGGGCATCTGTGAGCGCCTCTATGTGCTGGATCAGGGGAAAGTGCTCGCTTCGGGAACACCCGAGGAGATTCGCGCCAATCCCAAGGTAATTACGGCCTATCTCGGGGAAGATCACGGGGAGGTTGTTGGATGA
- the pabB gene encoding aminodeoxychorismate synthase component I, protein MNVTQPLSSTATSHEKPCLPEIATKLRTRNGFVWLDSALDSSLEGSKEMSLLASNPDLVLVGEASDWNLIERELAARKRPPGKIGAPDGAAIGYFRFDGSFRFGFYDAPQILSEGTVRKENSGEPTSIQIPPAQLPIVDFQSDTGRESYLRMVSRAREFIAAGDIYQVCLSHRFSAPFGADPWPLYLALREASPAPHSAYLRLGDEAVLSSSPECFLKISGRTISTRPIKGTRPRRDAIPADEREALELQSSPKELAELIMITDLERNDLGSICEYGSVTTSRIAELERYAQVFHLVSTVEGKLREGVSQVAAVAACFPGGSISGAPKKRALEIISELEPTPRGLFTGAIGYFGYNGESQFSIAIRTVVIRDGEASFHVGAGITADSDPEKEWEETLHKAAGILMAAKAVNK, encoded by the coding sequence ATGAACGTGACGCAGCCTCTTTCCTCCACCGCAACTTCGCATGAAAAACCATGCCTTCCGGAGATTGCAACGAAACTCCGGACTAGGAACGGCTTTGTCTGGCTGGACTCCGCTCTGGATAGCTCGCTGGAGGGCTCGAAGGAGATGTCCCTGCTGGCATCGAATCCAGACTTGGTCCTCGTAGGAGAGGCCTCGGACTGGAACCTTATCGAAAGGGAGCTCGCGGCAAGAAAGCGGCCGCCCGGAAAAATCGGGGCACCTGATGGAGCTGCCATCGGTTACTTCCGATTCGACGGATCCTTTCGCTTCGGTTTTTACGATGCCCCGCAGATCCTATCCGAGGGAACAGTGAGGAAAGAAAACTCTGGAGAGCCAACCTCTATACAGATCCCTCCCGCTCAACTTCCGATCGTGGACTTCCAGTCGGATACGGGGAGGGAGTCTTATCTTCGGATGGTATCCCGGGCCCGCGAATTCATTGCCGCTGGAGACATCTACCAAGTCTGCCTCTCTCATCGTTTCTCCGCTCCGTTTGGAGCTGATCCCTGGCCTCTCTATCTGGCGCTGCGCGAGGCATCCCCGGCTCCTCATTCAGCCTACCTCCGACTCGGAGACGAGGCGGTCCTCTCCAGTTCCCCCGAATGCTTCCTCAAGATCAGCGGACGTACAATCTCAACCCGCCCGATCAAGGGAACAAGACCCCGACGTGATGCGATCCCAGCCGATGAACGCGAGGCCTTGGAGCTTCAATCATCCCCCAAGGAACTTGCGGAACTGATCATGATTACCGATCTGGAGCGTAATGATCTGGGAAGTATCTGCGAATACGGCAGTGTGACAACATCCCGGATTGCCGAACTGGAACGCTACGCGCAGGTCTTCCACCTCGTCTCGACTGTCGAGGGCAAGCTTCGGGAGGGCGTCTCGCAGGTTGCTGCGGTGGCAGCCTGCTTCCCGGGAGGATCGATTTCAGGAGCTCCAAAAAAAAGAGCCCTGGAGATTATCAGTGAACTGGAGCCGACACCGCGCGGTCTTTTCACGGGAGCCATCGGCTACTTCGGCTACAATGGGGAGAGCCAGTTCAGCATAGCGATCCGTACGGTTGTGATCCGCGATGGAGAGGCCTCCTTTCATGTTGGCGCGGGCATCACAGCCGACTCCGATCCGGAAAAAGAATGGGAGGAGACCCTCCATAAGGCTGCTGGGATCCTTATGGCGGCAAAGGCTGTCAATAAGTAG
- a CDS encoding glycosyltransferase family 2 protein — protein sequence MQGLIHLLPQLFIWGLLLPLLTLCFAHCLINMRLLRRLKPTPSGEMGKIRIQDISVLVPARNEERRIRDCLASLIAQEPPVREIILLDDRSTDQTAAIARELGFREERGSRLRLLCGEELPEEWVGKNWACHQLSQAASLESGHLLFTDADTTHSPVCVRTALAHAVSTRADLLSLWPDQITGTWSEKLVIPLGYLLFMAFHPFPILTWLQANPGRVARWGLSRKCLASMGAANGQFLLFRRDSYRQLGGHEALRDHLVEDIAFGRRVAARTGEGMRLVNADGIDLLRCRMYSGFSELWEGFSKNLRPVFEESHVGFALFGVVIFSLFLLPFLLLPLRGSLLSAAWIAVILIMGMRFMITMRFQTSWLGIIAHPFAVILALLIALNSWRLCHGTGVSWKGRNYSGKTRSSFN from the coding sequence ATGCAGGGGTTGATCCATCTCCTGCCACAGTTGTTCATCTGGGGTCTTCTGCTCCCCTTGCTGACGCTCTGCTTCGCACATTGCCTCATCAACATGAGGCTTCTGAGGAGGTTGAAGCCGACGCCCTCTGGGGAGATGGGGAAAATCAGGATTCAGGATATCTCCGTACTGGTGCCGGCTCGCAACGAGGAGCGTAGGATCCGCGACTGTCTTGCTTCACTGATTGCACAAGAGCCCCCGGTCCGGGAGATCATCCTGCTCGACGACCGCTCCACGGATCAGACTGCCGCGATTGCCCGGGAACTTGGATTTAGGGAAGAACGGGGAAGCCGACTCAGATTGCTTTGTGGTGAGGAATTGCCCGAGGAGTGGGTTGGGAAAAACTGGGCCTGTCATCAGCTTTCGCAGGCCGCGTCCTTAGAGAGCGGGCATCTTCTCTTCACCGATGCAGACACGACACATTCCCCTGTATGCGTTCGGACGGCGCTTGCCCACGCCGTTTCCACAAGGGCCGATCTTCTTTCTCTCTGGCCGGATCAGATCACGGGCACTTGGTCGGAGAAACTGGTGATTCCCCTCGGGTACCTGCTCTTCATGGCCTTTCACCCTTTTCCCATCCTGACCTGGCTGCAGGCCAATCCTGGTCGTGTCGCGCGATGGGGCCTCTCTAGGAAATGCCTCGCCTCCATGGGGGCGGCGAACGGGCAGTTCCTGCTGTTCCGGCGGGATTCTTACCGGCAACTCGGCGGCCATGAGGCGCTGAGGGATCATCTGGTAGAGGATATCGCCTTCGGCCGCAGGGTCGCGGCCCGCACGGGCGAGGGAATGCGCCTAGTGAATGCCGATGGTATCGATCTTCTCAGATGTAGGATGTATTCTGGCTTCTCGGAACTATGGGAAGGTTTTTCCAAGAATCTCAGGCCTGTCTTTGAGGAATCTCATGTCGGTTTTGCTCTTTTCGGAGTGGTGATTTTCAGTCTTTTTCTGCTCCCATTCCTGCTGCTTCCCTTGCGTGGGTCTTTGCTCTCCGCGGCTTGGATAGCCGTGATCCTGATCATGGGAATGCGATTTATGATCACCATGCGATTTCAGACTTCATGGCTCGGCATCATTGCCCATCCCTTCGCGGTGATCCTCGCTCTGCTAATCGCACTGAATAGCTGGAGGCTCTGCCACGGTACTGGCGTGAGTTGGAAGGGACGCAACTATTCCGGGAAAACACGTTCCTCTTTTAACTGA
- a CDS encoding RNA-binding protein translates to MKLYIGNLPFSATDADLREVFGAHGTVTDAIVMIDRTTGRSRGFGFITMSTDDEGRAAITGLSGADMGGRNLTVNEARPMEDRPRGGGGGGGGYGGGGGGGYRGGGGGGGGGGYRGGGGGDRGGSGGGGYRGGGGGGGGYRGGGDDRGGRQDYR, encoded by the coding sequence ATGAAGTTATATATCGGGAATCTTCCCTTCTCAGCAACCGACGCTGACCTCCGCGAGGTTTTCGGCGCTCACGGCACTGTCACAGACGCAATCGTCATGATAGACCGCACGACCGGCCGCTCACGCGGATTCGGATTCATCACCATGAGCACCGACGACGAAGGTCGCGCGGCGATCACGGGACTCAGCGGCGCCGACATGGGTGGCCGCAATCTCACCGTCAATGAAGCCCGTCCGATGGAGGATCGTCCTCGCGGTGGTGGCGGAGGCGGCGGTGGATACGGTGGCGGCGGCGGCGGAGGCTACCGTGGTGGTGGCGGCGGCGGAGGTGGTGGCGGCTACCGTGGAGGCGGCGGCGGCGACCGTGGTGGTAGCGGCGGAGGCGGCTACCGTGGTGGTGGCGGCGGCGGTGGTGGCTACCGTGGTGGTGGCGATGACCGTGGCGGACGTCAGGACTACCGCTAA
- the yajC gene encoding preprotein translocase subunit YajC → MVFSATALLILDAASTAGAPAPNPITQFAPLIFIGVIFYFLLIRPQQKQRKEQQKLIASIKTGDKVVTSSGIHGMISNVKERTVLLKVADNVKIEIDKAAVATVLDRSSEETTETPAS, encoded by the coding sequence ATGGTTTTTTCAGCAACAGCCCTTTTAATCCTTGATGCCGCCTCCACCGCTGGAGCTCCGGCCCCTAATCCCATCACCCAGTTCGCGCCGCTGATCTTTATCGGCGTCATCTTCTACTTCCTTCTGATTCGTCCCCAGCAGAAGCAGCGTAAGGAGCAGCAGAAGCTTATCGCATCGATCAAGACGGGAGACAAGGTGGTAACCAGCTCGGGAATCCACGGTATGATCTCTAACGTGAAAGAGCGCACTGTCCTGCTGAAGGTCGCCGACAACGTGAAGATCGAGATCGACAAGGCTGCCGTTGCCACTGTTCTGGACCGCTCCTCCGAGGAAACCACGGAGACTCCGGCATCCTAA
- a CDS encoding ABC transporter ATP-binding protein, producing the protein MLELSGLEVCYGGIRALNGLSLKVPKGSIVTLIGANGAGKSTTLRTISGLVPSSAGSIKFDGREIAGWPAHRIVADGLAHVPEGRLVFPDLSVKENLMMGAYLRRDRKEIGADLEWVGEFFPRLKERITQRAGTLSGGEQQMLAIGRALMGRPRCLMLDEPSLGIAPLLVETIFERLVSLNKERGMTILLVEQNASLALKISNYAYVLETGHIHLEGPSAEIKSRPEIQAAYLGH; encoded by the coding sequence ATGCTGGAACTCTCCGGACTGGAGGTATGCTACGGCGGGATTCGTGCGCTAAATGGCCTCTCACTGAAAGTTCCCAAGGGCAGCATCGTCACCCTGATCGGAGCCAATGGCGCCGGTAAATCAACAACGCTTCGTACGATTTCGGGACTTGTTCCCTCCTCTGCGGGATCGATCAAATTCGATGGACGGGAGATCGCCGGATGGCCTGCTCACAGGATTGTCGCCGACGGACTCGCTCATGTCCCTGAGGGGCGGTTGGTTTTTCCCGATCTGTCGGTGAAGGAAAACCTGATGATGGGGGCTTATCTCCGGCGGGATCGCAAGGAGATCGGTGCCGACCTGGAATGGGTCGGTGAATTTTTTCCACGGCTCAAGGAACGCATCACCCAGCGGGCAGGCACACTCAGCGGTGGGGAGCAGCAGATGCTCGCGATCGGACGCGCCCTCATGGGAAGGCCTCGCTGTCTCATGCTCGACGAGCCCTCGCTGGGGATAGCGCCCCTGCTCGTGGAAACCATCTTCGAGCGCTTGGTCTCCCTGAACAAGGAGAGGGGTATGACGATACTGCTTGTTGAGCAGAATGCCTCGCTCGCCTTGAAAATCAGCAATTATGCCTATGTCCTAGAGACCGGTCACATCCATCTGGAGGGTCCCTCCGCCGAGATCAAGAGCCGCCCCGAGATTCAGGCTGCCTATTTGGGGCACTGA
- the secD gene encoding protein translocase subunit SecD has translation MTPLLTFFFGLLILGLFAWYFSAESDGKKRWLGAILTILLLLFCLDSATPPAKKIHLGLDLRGGTSFLLQLVPQNDQPITADMLQQAVEVIRKRVDKFGVSEPVIAPQGSSRILVQIPGLDPEQIQSTKEQLQQVAKLEFAEVHPNSAALIAQIDKGEAILPPGFLIKEHAQNYQGKEITERLLVKKEADLTGEHVTKAFAFFDQQGYGVTLNLDGEGAKTFFELTQQLAPHQGRLAILLDGKIQSAPSVKSPIAGGQAQITGNFKEKEARELASVLENPLRTPVTIEETRSVSPTLGQDSIRSGIVSGIGGLALVMLFVLFYYRLAGSVALIGLWINIILLFGMMAMFHFVLTLPGIAGIILTIGLAVDANVLLYERLREELGAGKSLGAALDGAYNKAFSAIFDANATTLITAGILFWQASGPVRGFSVTLMLGIVASLFSAILFTRTAFRWMMKYAGLKRLTMANLAPSHQFNFLGKRVIAVFISVILIGGSIAFFAVRGANNFGIDFRGGDLLVIDSKPALKVNEVRAALESLHLTEETIQMEQAGTQQMIAIRSAEDTSGKIFEKLKVTFTDHKLVAAQQEKVGAQIGLEFAKKALLALGLGMVGILIYVTLRFEFSFAVGALVALLHDVIITVGVFSLTGGELSLVMVGAILTIAGYSINDTIVVYDRIREGLRNRTGGSVEALMNRSINETLGRTILTGGMTLLSVATLFFFGGAVLKDFAFAILIGILVGTYSSVFVASPIVLWCSKLGAKKAAAGK, from the coding sequence ATGACGCCACTGCTCACCTTTTTCTTTGGACTTCTGATTCTAGGTCTCTTTGCCTGGTACTTTTCCGCAGAGAGTGACGGCAAGAAGCGCTGGCTAGGTGCCATCCTGACGATCCTACTTCTGCTCTTCTGCCTCGATTCGGCGACTCCACCTGCCAAGAAGATTCATCTCGGGCTCGACCTGCGCGGCGGCACCTCCTTTCTCCTGCAGTTAGTTCCGCAGAATGACCAGCCGATCACGGCCGATATGCTTCAACAGGCAGTCGAAGTGATCCGCAAGCGTGTCGACAAGTTCGGTGTCAGCGAGCCTGTGATTGCTCCGCAGGGTTCCAGCAGGATCCTTGTGCAGATTCCAGGCCTCGACCCCGAGCAGATTCAGTCCACCAAGGAGCAGCTCCAGCAGGTGGCGAAGCTCGAGTTTGCAGAAGTCCATCCCAATTCCGCCGCCCTCATCGCTCAAATCGATAAGGGTGAGGCGATCCTGCCGCCAGGATTCCTTATCAAGGAGCACGCCCAGAACTACCAGGGCAAGGAGATCACCGAGCGCTTGCTCGTGAAGAAAGAGGCTGACCTGACGGGCGAGCATGTGACCAAAGCTTTTGCTTTCTTTGATCAACAGGGTTACGGGGTCACGCTCAATCTCGACGGCGAGGGCGCCAAGACCTTCTTCGAACTGACTCAGCAACTGGCTCCTCATCAAGGACGGCTTGCCATCCTGCTGGATGGTAAGATCCAGAGTGCCCCTTCAGTGAAGAGTCCGATTGCCGGAGGTCAGGCTCAGATCACTGGAAATTTCAAGGAGAAGGAGGCCCGCGAGCTAGCCAGTGTCCTGGAGAACCCTCTCCGCACCCCAGTGACGATCGAGGAGACGCGCAGTGTCTCCCCTACGCTTGGACAGGACTCGATCCGCAGCGGCATTGTCTCGGGTATTGGGGGCCTCGCCCTTGTGATGCTCTTCGTTCTCTTCTACTATCGACTTGCCGGATCCGTGGCTCTGATCGGGCTCTGGATCAACATCATCCTGCTCTTCGGAATGATGGCGATGTTCCATTTCGTCCTGACCCTGCCTGGCATCGCCGGCATTATCCTGACGATCGGCCTCGCCGTGGATGCCAACGTGCTGCTGTATGAGCGCTTGCGCGAGGAACTCGGCGCCGGCAAATCGCTCGGAGCGGCCCTCGACGGAGCCTACAACAAGGCCTTCAGCGCCATCTTCGACGCAAATGCTACAACGCTCATCACGGCAGGCATCCTCTTCTGGCAGGCCTCCGGACCTGTACGCGGCTTCTCCGTCACACTGATGCTCGGCATCGTTGCCTCGCTCTTCTCGGCGATCCTCTTCACACGCACCGCGTTCCGTTGGATGATGAAGTATGCTGGGTTGAAGCGCCTCACGATGGCCAACCTGGCGCCGAGCCATCAGTTCAACTTCCTGGGCAAGCGGGTAATCGCTGTTTTCATCTCCGTCATCCTGATCGGTGGATCAATTGCCTTCTTTGCGGTGCGCGGGGCCAATAACTTCGGCATCGATTTCCGAGGAGGCGATCTCCTTGTCATCGACTCCAAACCGGCCCTGAAAGTAAACGAGGTTCGCGCTGCGCTTGAGTCGCTTCACCTCACCGAGGAGACGATCCAGATGGAACAGGCTGGGACCCAGCAGATGATTGCCATTCGGAGCGCTGAGGACACCTCCGGCAAGATTTTCGAGAAGCTGAAGGTGACCTTCACTGACCATAAACTCGTTGCCGCCCAGCAGGAAAAAGTTGGCGCCCAGATCGGTCTCGAATTTGCCAAAAAGGCACTCCTCGCACTCGGCCTCGGTATGGTCGGCATTCTGATTTACGTGACGCTTCGCTTCGAGTTTTCCTTCGCCGTCGGCGCACTGGTGGCTCTACTCCACGATGTGATTATCACGGTTGGCGTCTTCTCCCTCACCGGTGGCGAACTCTCGCTTGTGATGGTGGGTGCGATCCTGACGATCGCCGGTTATTCGATCAACGACACGATCGTCGTCTATGACCGTATCCGTGAGGGGCTCCGCAACCGCACGGGCGGTAGCGTCGAGGCCCTGATGAACCGCAGCATCAACGAGACCCTCGGCCGCACGATCTTGACAGGCGGCATGACGCTGCTCTCTGTTGCGACCCTTTTCTTCTTCGGTGGAGCTGTGCTCAAGGATTTCGCCTTCGCGATCTTGATCGGGATCCTGGTCGGAACGTACTCCTCGGTCTTCGTGGCCTCGCCGATCGTCCTCTGGTGCTCCAAGCTTGGGGCCAAGAAAGCCGC
- a CDS encoding branched-chain amino acid ABC transporter permease gives MKNPRLALAAGIALAVLLQLCGGWIDPYTTQVILFAAINVILAVSLNLVMGETGQFSLCHAAFMAVGAYTSALLTGKALPALLPHLSWTGTSWASQLTFLPVLIIAGLIAAFAGLIVGGPSLRLRGDYLAMVTLGFGEIIRVLLQNTNAVGGARGMEGILPATNLFWAIGFAAVTLYSMIALVRSTYGRGFQAVRDDEIAAAAMGINTTRFKVTAFVIGAFFAGVAGALYAHAVEFISPEGFNFLRSFEIIVMVILGGLGRPVGVAVAAILITLLNEWLRDLSQYRMVVYALIIILFMIFRPTESLGPFFRRFLPKLPKLPMGRTGTKPDNAS, from the coding sequence ATCAAGAATCCGCGTCTCGCTCTGGCCGCCGGGATCGCCTTGGCGGTGCTCCTCCAACTCTGCGGGGGATGGATCGATCCCTACACGACGCAGGTGATCCTCTTTGCCGCGATCAATGTGATCCTGGCAGTCAGCCTGAATCTGGTGATGGGTGAGACGGGCCAGTTCTCCCTCTGTCATGCCGCCTTCATGGCGGTCGGTGCCTACACCTCGGCGCTGCTGACCGGCAAGGCGCTGCCGGCATTGCTTCCCCATCTCTCGTGGACGGGCACTTCTTGGGCCTCGCAGTTGACCTTCCTTCCCGTGCTGATTATCGCAGGTCTGATTGCGGCCTTTGCGGGTCTGATCGTGGGTGGGCCATCGCTTCGTCTGAGGGGAGACTATCTGGCGATGGTCACGCTGGGCTTCGGCGAGATTATCCGGGTCCTACTCCAGAACACTAATGCCGTTGGAGGGGCGCGCGGCATGGAGGGGATTCTGCCAGCGACGAATCTCTTCTGGGCGATTGGGTTTGCCGCGGTGACCCTCTACTCGATGATCGCCTTGGTTCGATCGACCTACGGCCGTGGATTTCAGGCAGTACGTGACGACGAAATCGCCGCTGCGGCGATGGGGATCAATACGACGCGCTTCAAGGTCACAGCCTTCGTGATAGGAGCCTTCTTTGCCGGGGTAGCCGGCGCTCTCTATGCCCATGCTGTCGAGTTTATCAGTCCTGAGGGGTTCAACTTTCTCCGCTCCTTCGAGATCATCGTCATGGTCATTCTGGGCGGTCTTGGCAGGCCGGTGGGGGTTGCTGTTGCGGCCATCCTGATCACACTGCTCAACGAGTGGTTGCGCGATCTTTCCCAGTACCGGATGGTCGTCTACGCGCTTATTATCATCCTTTTCATGATCTTTCGCCCGACAGAATCCCTAGGTCCTTTTTTCCGCAGATTTCTGCCTAAGCTGCCTAAGCTTCCTATGGGAAGAACTGGAACCAAGCCCGATAACGCCTCATGA
- a CDS encoding DUF309 domain-containing protein: MKKSERMESFVQGLEASRESEFFDACYLGYFECFNTQRYYEAHDVLEHLWLKDGRDAPDYAFYKGLIQLAGGFVHLRLQRLHPDHPKHGQRLHPARRLFLLAEANLISYGPWHQGLDLVQVLSLCGQMIRCLEQSEFTENPWTPDFSPVLPNPVVRKGSD; this comes from the coding sequence ATGAAAAAATCCGAGCGCATGGAGTCCTTTGTTCAGGGATTGGAGGCGAGCCGGGAATCCGAATTCTTCGATGCCTGCTATCTTGGCTATTTTGAGTGTTTCAACACTCAGCGCTACTATGAGGCTCATGATGTGCTGGAGCATCTCTGGTTGAAGGATGGCCGGGATGCACCCGATTACGCCTTCTACAAGGGACTCATTCAACTTGCCGGAGGATTTGTTCATCTCCGCCTCCAGCGCCTGCACCCAGACCATCCGAAGCATGGCCAACGGTTGCATCCCGCACGCAGACTTTTCCTCCTTGCTGAAGCGAACCTTATTTCTTATGGCCCCTGGCATCAGGGGCTAGATCTTGTGCAGGTGCTTTCTCTCTGCGGGCAGATGATCAGGTGTTTGGAGCAATCCGAGTTCACCGAAAACCCATGGACTCCCGACTTCTCTCCAGTGCTGCCGAATCCCGTTGTCAGAAAAGGCTCCGATTGA
- a CDS encoding alanine and proline-rich secreted protein Apa — protein sequence MKHRFLICVLITLGGTAASAQDQATTSAPSLFSPAPVAAPASNAPAPVNAATSETNAPVPTTVDPLAPAANSGAGSPGQNPPQSDPNSLIPPPIEPSQPSPINAAGNEEKQRQDQKAKYYAAKVKADKEETLASLLTKSDKAKSDETKRETLREYYDLLAKRMKKIDPSISDWIDTMHAAYLRRLQQIRVEPSIPTGLPPAVNAASGASPSPSPSDASVQHRKKKKADSNNN from the coding sequence ATGAAACACCGATTCCTTATCTGCGTATTGATCACCCTGGGAGGCACTGCCGCCTCAGCGCAAGATCAGGCAACAACGAGTGCTCCCTCCCTTTTTTCTCCAGCCCCCGTTGCCGCCCCGGCGTCCAATGCTCCCGCACCAGTCAATGCCGCCACCTCTGAAACAAATGCTCCTGTGCCGACTACCGTCGATCCGCTGGCCCCTGCGGCCAACTCCGGGGCCGGCTCCCCAGGGCAAAACCCTCCTCAGAGCGATCCCAACTCTCTGATCCCGCCTCCGATCGAGCCGTCACAACCCTCCCCGATTAATGCAGCCGGCAATGAGGAGAAACAGCGTCAGGATCAGAAGGCCAAGTATTATGCGGCCAAGGTGAAGGCCGACAAGGAGGAGACTCTTGCTTCCCTTCTCACCAAAAGCGATAAGGCAAAGAGCGACGAGACGAAGCGCGAAACCCTCCGTGAATACTACGACCTGCTCGCTAAGCGGATGAAGAAGATCGACCCCTCGATCTCCGATTGGATAGATACAATGCACGCAGCCTATCTTCGTCGCCTTCAGCAGATCCGCGTTGAGCCCAGTATTCCTACGGGTCTTCCGCCAGCGGTCAATGCAGCCTCCGGGGCCTCTCCTTCGCCGTCACCCTCAGACGCGTCGGTTCAGCACAGAAAGAAGAAAAAAGCGGACTCTAATAACAACTGA
- a CDS encoding prephenate dehydrogenase/arogenate dehydrogenase family protein has product MSTPAVKNDTAPAGRVTILGPGLIGGSIAMALRSRSPGTKISAWARNEEALNELTSRGLADSVSTDPAAAVEAADLVVLCTPVGSMEGLARSMASGLSATAVITDAGSVKACIVDQLTPILGENYIGAHPMAGSERAGLGAAREDLFEGASCLVTPSRESGQSALGKVRGFWQDLGCAVTIMSPVEHDRLVARLSHLPHALAYALINLVIDTLPEGSQQLAGGSFRDATRVAASNPELWTGILTSNGPEVAAALREMSKLLKSMATAIGDENPDSLLDFLKRAKHHRDALPLPPPERAA; this is encoded by the coding sequence GTGAGCACTCCGGCAGTCAAGAACGATACGGCTCCCGCCGGACGCGTCACCATTTTAGGTCCTGGGCTCATCGGCGGCTCGATTGCCATGGCTCTTCGAAGCCGCTCTCCAGGCACTAAAATTTCGGCCTGGGCACGCAACGAAGAAGCCTTGAATGAACTCACCAGCAGAGGTCTAGCCGATTCTGTCTCCACTGACCCGGCGGCTGCCGTTGAAGCAGCGGATCTCGTCGTGCTTTGCACCCCGGTCGGCAGCATGGAAGGGCTGGCGAGGAGTATGGCTTCAGGACTTTCGGCTACGGCGGTCATCACGGATGCAGGAAGCGTGAAAGCCTGTATCGTCGATCAACTCACCCCGATTCTGGGGGAAAATTACATAGGCGCCCACCCGATGGCCGGCAGCGAACGGGCAGGGCTCGGAGCCGCACGCGAAGACCTGTTTGAGGGGGCTTCCTGCCTTGTCACTCCTTCCCGTGAAAGCGGTCAAAGTGCCCTCGGCAAGGTAAGAGGATTCTGGCAGGACCTTGGTTGTGCCGTCACGATAATGAGCCCTGTCGAACACGACCGTCTGGTTGCGCGACTCAGCCACCTGCCGCACGCCCTAGCCTACGCCCTGATAAATCTTGTCATCGATACGCTTCCGGAAGGATCCCAGCAACTGGCTGGGGGCAGCTTCCGTGACGCCACACGCGTTGCCGCAAGCAACCCAGAGCTCTGGACAGGAATCCTTACCTCTAACGGCCCGGAAGTTGCCGCAGCCCTACGGGAAATGTCCAAACTCTTGAAATCGATGGCCACCGCGATCGGGGATGAAAACCCCGACTCGCTTCTCGATTTTTTGAAGAGGGCAAAGCACCATCGCGATGCGCTTCCACTCCCTCCCCCCGAACGCGCAGCCTAG